From Denitrovibrio acetiphilus DSM 12809, the proteins below share one genomic window:
- a CDS encoding single-stranded DNA-binding protein: MSSPYYSYVAVLGNLTKVPEAGETKNGTITSKFTVAVNKPSKEKADFYDVTAFGKTAENCNEYLSKGKLVLVTGELDYGSWEDDKGFHSKVAIVGHNVQFLTPKGDTDGESPE; encoded by the coding sequence ATGTCCAGCCCATATTACTCATACGTTGCCGTACTCGGCAATCTTACAAAAGTACCAGAAGCCGGAGAAACAAAGAACGGCACTATCACCAGCAAATTCACAGTAGCGGTCAACAAACCATCAAAAGAGAAAGCAGACTTTTACGATGTCACAGCCTTTGGCAAGACAGCAGAAAACTGTAATGAATATCTTTCCAAAGGCAAGCTCGTGCTTGTCACAGGAGAGCTTGATTACGGTTCATGGGAGGACGACAAGGGCTTTCACTCAAAAGTAGCCATAGTCGGACATAACGTCCAGTTTCTGACACCAAAAGGTGACACAGACGGCGAATCGCCTGAGTAA
- a CDS encoding tyrosine-type recombinase/integrase codes for MRLWKHSNGTYYVIIDRNHKRSLGTKNKAEAERIFKALKKSDFQKKIADLEKTETISEFFADCLEDYKYKKEKATYTSMSYSLNAFEGFIGEKLLNGVTKKDLSDFTTHRLKAGYAKTSINIDIRNIKAAFSKAVEWEKLAQNPLNGFKQLKIDKNLPKFLTFDDLDKFANILGDNPLRHAFFFYVLTGCRRSEALVLTWDDIDFTRMVVHIRKTKNHEARDIPICDSLYELLNGITPKQGYLFPGKIKGTHLDKDTMTHNIKDCLTEAGFPDMRLHDLRHTFASLLALSGETLQTIRDLLGHSDIRTTEIYAHLTADHLKAAVNKLKVNVSTTDKDIDEKQ; via the coding sequence ATGAGACTTTGGAAACACTCTAATGGGACATATTACGTAATCATAGACAGGAATCACAAAAGGAGCCTTGGGACTAAAAATAAAGCAGAGGCCGAAAGGATATTTAAAGCTCTTAAAAAATCAGATTTCCAAAAAAAGATAGCTGATCTTGAAAAGACAGAAACAATCTCCGAGTTCTTCGCAGATTGTCTAGAGGACTATAAGTATAAAAAAGAAAAAGCCACCTATACTTCAATGAGCTATAGTCTTAATGCTTTTGAAGGTTTTATAGGAGAAAAGCTTTTAAATGGCGTAACCAAAAAAGACCTTTCAGATTTTACTACGCATAGATTGAAAGCAGGGTACGCTAAAACCAGCATCAACATAGATATCAGAAACATAAAAGCAGCATTTTCAAAAGCTGTTGAATGGGAAAAATTGGCTCAAAATCCATTAAACGGATTCAAACAGTTAAAAATAGATAAGAATCTCCCAAAATTCCTCACTTTCGATGACTTGGACAAATTTGCAAATATTTTAGGTGACAATCCCTTGCGACACGCTTTCTTCTTTTATGTATTGACCGGTTGCAGAAGATCGGAAGCTCTCGTATTAACTTGGGATGACATTGACTTTACAAGAATGGTTGTGCATATCAGAAAAACAAAAAACCACGAAGCAAGAGACATCCCAATCTGCGACTCTCTTTATGAGCTTCTTAACGGTATCACTCCTAAACAAGGATATCTTTTCCCAGGCAAAATTAAAGGAACCCACTTAGATAAAGATACTATGACACACAATATTAAAGATTGCCTTACCGAAGCCGGATTTCCTGATATGCGACTACACGATCTCAGGCACACATTTGCAAGCCTTCTTGCCCTATCTGGAGAGACATTACAGACCATACGCGACCTGCTGGGGCACTCTGATATCAGAACTACAGAGATCTACGCACACCTTACAGCCGATCACTTGAAAGCAGCTGTTAATAAGCTCAAAGTTAATGTAAGCACAACCGATAAAGACATTGATGAAAAACAATAA
- a CDS encoding DUF3987 domain-containing protein, which produces MYKPIQNPTQLEFPEECLKEELVHDVKEIADSKSTELAAVMLCFLVISGNLVGAQHLAAIKFDYLVTNNLFMYFLGISGSSKSVVTSFFMKLVNRLERTINSRQKERVELYLSSCTYEKLIDLLHMTIQGILLFRDEGIGLLSEMGMYSSKGSEAYKSLLNQSFSGGEFKRSTINSGTKLVDYNIISLVMNGTPDSTREILSSADMHSGFIQRILFFNFPNTIRLYSEAQLSPETQNKFYSIFETLVDNRAETETITPLNDDAKELWISWEKTIGNKMEYNVYGIKHFNEFLSKHRPTPVKIASILFHIYNAMGDSRTKIDAELITAGIKITDYLIAHTAYTWEIFTAKKRSQKNDLLDLALINVLEQIRTEELIEFMQVKDITERLNRFVCDQLGINNKYKENVVGSKLKSLGLVPEKKTPGMFYYIDMNVLAEARCNL; this is translated from the coding sequence ATGTACAAACCAATTCAGAACCCGACCCAACTTGAATTTCCAGAAGAGTGTTTAAAGGAAGAGCTAGTCCATGACGTAAAAGAGATTGCAGACAGCAAATCTACCGAGCTTGCTGCAGTCATGCTTTGCTTTTTGGTTATCAGTGGTAACTTAGTCGGTGCACAGCACCTTGCTGCAATCAAATTTGATTATCTGGTAACGAATAATCTTTTCATGTACTTCCTCGGGATTAGCGGATCAAGCAAATCAGTTGTCACAAGCTTCTTTATGAAACTAGTAAATCGTTTAGAAAGAACAATTAACTCTAGACAAAAAGAACGAGTTGAACTCTACCTAAGCAGTTGTACTTATGAAAAGCTTATTGATCTGCTTCACATGACAATTCAAGGAATACTCTTGTTTAGAGATGAAGGCATTGGCTTGTTATCTGAAATGGGGATGTATTCCAGCAAAGGCAGTGAGGCATACAAGTCACTTCTCAATCAATCATTTTCAGGAGGAGAATTCAAGCGTAGCACTATAAATTCTGGCACTAAACTAGTTGATTACAATATTATTTCATTAGTAATGAACGGAACACCTGATTCTACTAGAGAAATACTTTCTAGTGCCGACATGCACTCTGGATTTATACAAAGGATTCTCTTTTTTAATTTTCCAAATACTATACGCCTGTATTCAGAAGCTCAGTTATCTCCTGAAACACAAAATAAGTTTTACAGCATATTCGAAACATTAGTCGATAATCGAGCAGAAACAGAAACAATCACTCCACTTAATGATGATGCTAAAGAACTTTGGATTTCGTGGGAAAAAACAATTGGCAATAAAATGGAGTATAACGTTTATGGTATTAAACACTTCAATGAGTTCCTATCTAAACACAGACCAACTCCTGTCAAAATCGCTTCTATCTTATTCCACATTTACAATGCCATGGGAGATTCTCGCACCAAAATCGATGCAGAGCTCATTACAGCAGGTATAAAGATAACAGACTATCTTATTGCCCATACAGCTTACACTTGGGAAATCTTCACAGCCAAAAAGCGTTCTCAAAAGAATGATCTATTAGATTTAGCTCTAATAAATGTTCTAGAGCAAATACGTACTGAAGAGCTCATAGAGTTCATGCAGGTAAAAGATATCACAGAGCGACTTAACAGATTTGTCTGTGACCAATTAGGTATCAATAACAAATACAAAGAAAATGTCGTCGGCAGTAAGCTGAAAAGCCTAGGATTAGTCCCTGAAAAGAAGACACCAGGCATGTTTTATTACATAGATATGAACGTCCTTGCTGAAGCCAGATGCAATTTATAG
- a CDS encoding SIR2 family protein — protein MGFSHDPSDYIKGLQSLLNNDKKKIGFLFGAGSSLASKNDRSRTIPAVKEMTATVLDEINDETFKLAIENITEEIVAEEHSFNIESFLTKLEQKHEVIGTGTLNGLNRSGFESLIIKTKDEICKIVSIHEDVEAIEQVQTDFAEWLSIADRKYPVEIFTTNYDYLFEIGLEYHNLPYFDGFVGSYKPFFCSDFVSDFQYLPKQTKLWKLHGSLGLSYDIDSKKFIRTSGIDDGLLIYPSVLKYTNSKKQPYGTLIDRLYSFMKQEDSVLITCGYSFGDEHVNERIISGLQYSDGANLIALLYDEEFNEESDVAKLALNNNKISIYSNRSAVIGCRFGKWKLLKEPDHNKTLALNVYFDEDAPILSDTLNTEMKGNEVWSGEGELTIVDFSKLILFLKNMTLAHYNSKRDDI, from the coding sequence GTGGGATTTTCACATGACCCATCTGATTATATCAAGGGCCTGCAATCACTATTGAATAACGACAAAAAGAAAATTGGTTTTCTATTTGGTGCGGGTTCTTCTTTAGCATCAAAAAATGATCGCTCCAGGACAATTCCTGCTGTAAAGGAAATGACTGCAACTGTTCTAGATGAAATTAATGATGAAACATTTAAATTAGCGATTGAAAATATAACTGAAGAAATAGTAGCAGAGGAGCATAGTTTTAATATTGAGTCATTTCTTACCAAGCTTGAGCAAAAGCACGAAGTTATTGGCACTGGGACACTTAATGGGCTCAATAGATCAGGATTTGAATCTTTGATCATTAAAACAAAAGATGAAATATGCAAGATTGTAAGTATCCACGAGGATGTAGAAGCTATAGAACAAGTTCAAACGGACTTTGCAGAATGGTTGAGTATTGCTGATAGAAAATATCCTGTGGAAATCTTTACAACCAATTATGATTACCTATTCGAAATAGGATTAGAGTATCATAATCTCCCGTATTTTGATGGTTTTGTCGGTAGTTACAAGCCTTTCTTTTGTTCCGATTTTGTTAGTGATTTCCAATATTTACCAAAACAAACTAAACTTTGGAAGCTGCACGGCTCTTTGGGCTTGTCTTATGATATTGACTCAAAGAAATTTATTAGGACATCAGGAATCGATGATGGTTTATTAATATATCCATCAGTATTGAAATATACGAACTCCAAAAAACAACCTTATGGCACATTAATTGATCGCCTGTATAGTTTTATGAAGCAAGAAGATTCAGTTCTTATAACTTGTGGTTATTCTTTTGGAGATGAGCATGTAAATGAAAGAATAATTTCAGGCTTACAATATTCAGATGGTGCAAATTTAATCGCTTTACTTTATGACGAAGAATTTAATGAAGAAAGTGATGTTGCAAAATTAGCATTAAATAATAATAAAATCTCAATATACTCTAACAGAAGTGCAGTTATAGGGTGCAGGTTCGGTAAGTGGAAGTTGCTAAAAGAACCTGATCATAATAAAACTTTGGCTCTGAATGTATATTTCGATGAGGATGCTCCAATTCTGAGTGATACATTAAATACGGAGATGAAGGGAAATGAAGTTTGGAGTGGAGAAGGTGAGCTTACCATCGTAGATTTTAGTAAACTTATTTTGTTTCTGAAAAATATGACCTTAGCTCATTATAACTCAAAAAGAGATGATATATGA
- a CDS encoding type IV toxin-antitoxin system AbiEi family antitoxin domain-containing protein, with product MKSEGVGLFEEAKEVIRDIGFSTVTATQIIEAGVHPRTLYQMRDEGAIIQLARGLYCLPENVPVNFDMTVVATKYPKAVICIISALSFHELTTQIPHAVSIALPKGATTPKLKYPPINIHRFSDEAYSEGIETHMIDKIEVKIYSVEKTIADCFKFRNKLGMDIVLEALKMYKARKDFNVTKLVKYAKICRVDKIMKPYLEMLI from the coding sequence ATGAAAAGCGAAGGTGTAGGGCTTTTTGAAGAAGCCAAAGAAGTTATTAGGGATATCGGTTTTTCAACGGTAACTGCCACTCAGATAATTGAAGCAGGCGTGCATCCTCGTACGCTGTATCAGATGCGTGATGAAGGTGCGATAATCCAGCTTGCAAGAGGGCTTTACTGTCTGCCTGAGAATGTGCCTGTTAACTTTGATATGACAGTTGTAGCTACGAAATACCCTAAAGCAGTTATATGTATCATTTCTGCTCTTAGTTTTCATGAGCTGACAACTCAGATACCTCATGCAGTCTCTATAGCTCTGCCAAAGGGAGCGACTACTCCAAAACTTAAATATCCACCTATTAATATCCACCGCTTTTCCGATGAAGCATATTCTGAGGGCATAGAAACACACATGATAGATAAGATTGAAGTAAAGATATACTCCGTAGAAAAGACAATTGCTGACTGTTTCAAGTTTCGTAATAAGCTTGGGATGGACATAGTTCTGGAAGCTCTGAAGATGTATAAAGCCAGAAAAGACTTCAATGTTACTAAGCTTGTGAAATACGCCAAAATATGCAGAGTTGATAAGATTATGAAACCATACCTGGAGATGCTTATATAG
- a CDS encoding helix-turn-helix domain-containing protein: MGTNLGNLLLEERKKLGLKQSELAIKANISQSYVTKVEQGKLLPAPEKIIKLLECYSLSFNTLYDILFEYLNLLNLEDSERFRNLFIRSGVSDIFFKPLLEKINVYNTSTKYSIDALLQFSDSGVVIKNNFINIINKTCEQMRLSFLQTPFLNVINFLKLYEFKFDFLSLCILNEEIVNDVESSLPIELSSEYEATSDEVFDWEHNGGPSMEEFHNMREEQIQFVPIDDVMEKDVVNAANNLEGEKYYSALKGSFSYSGESFFYSDDMMYALFFAEGSISQLLQQLNSFSDPVVNELIKTIDLIKKHPDQRYADKSYKLIYDTILLVKEAMMRKS, encoded by the coding sequence ATGGGTACAAACTTAGGTAACCTTTTGTTAGAAGAAAGGAAGAAGCTCGGTTTAAAACAGTCTGAACTAGCGATCAAAGCAAATATTTCACAATCATATGTAACGAAAGTGGAGCAAGGTAAATTATTACCTGCTCCAGAAAAAATTATTAAGTTATTAGAATGCTATTCACTCTCTTTTAATACTTTGTACGATATTCTTTTCGAATATTTGAACCTTCTCAACCTGGAAGATTCCGAACGTTTTAGAAATTTGTTTATAAGGTCAGGTGTGTCGGATATTTTCTTTAAGCCACTTCTAGAAAAAATTAACGTATACAACACCAGTACGAAGTATTCTATTGATGCATTGTTACAGTTTTCTGATTCAGGGGTAGTTATTAAAAACAACTTCATAAATATAATAAATAAGACTTGTGAACAGATGAGACTATCTTTCTTGCAGACGCCATTTCTCAATGTTATCAATTTTCTAAAGCTGTATGAATTTAAGTTTGATTTTTTGTCTCTTTGTATTCTTAATGAAGAAATTGTTAATGATGTAGAGAGTTCTTTGCCAATTGAGCTAAGTTCTGAGTATGAAGCAACAAGTGATGAGGTGTTTGACTGGGAACATAACGGTGGTCCGAGTATGGAAGAGTTTCATAATATGAGAGAAGAGCAAATTCAATTTGTCCCTATTGATGATGTCATGGAGAAGGATGTTGTAAATGCGGCTAATAATCTAGAGGGGGAGAAATATTATTCTGCTCTTAAAGGGTCTTTTTCATATTCAGGCGAGAGCTTTTTTTATTCAGATGACATGATGTATGCACTGTTTTTTGCTGAAGGCTCTATCTCTCAGTTATTACAACAACTCAACTCATTTTCAGATCCTGTTGTTAATGAGCTTATTAAGACAATTGATCTTATAAAAAAACATCCAGATCAAAGATATGCTGATAAATCGTATAAATTGATCTATGACACTATTCTACTAGTAAAAGAAGCCATGATGAGAAAAAGCTAA
- a CDS encoding RNA-binding domain-containing protein, with the protein MAESNRIEYKRQLNDKSDPKFEQEVTAFLNYKDGGIIYIGVDDSGNHYPIEDLDDTQLKIKDRIKNNIEPSTMGLFDVSIENDIIKITVASGSEKPYYLRKNGMSEKGCFIRVGSSAEPMPKRMIEDLFSKRTRNSIGKIESPKTQLTFEQLKIYYQEKGKQLNDQFASNLELLTEDKKYNYAAYLLADNNGISIKVAKYSSLSKAELIENNEYGYCSIIKAAKQVLDKLELENKTAAQITSKERIESRPYDPRALREAIINAIVHNDYSNERPPVFEIFPDRIEITSAGGLPYSFTKEEFLAGYSAPRNKELMRVFKDLDLVEQLGSGIPRILEKYDESIFTFTDNFLKTTFKPIEGWGTGWGTSWGTSWGSLNTNRQKIIQQMGDNPEITIPQLSEIVGISETAIEKNIKYLRENGFVERQGTFGGKWIVKHE; encoded by the coding sequence ATGGCTGAATCAAACAGGATAGAATACAAACGACAACTTAATGACAAGAGTGATCCTAAGTTTGAACAAGAAGTAACTGCTTTCTTGAACTACAAAGACGGCGGCATTATCTATATCGGCGTTGACGATTCAGGAAATCACTATCCTATTGAAGATTTAGACGATACTCAGCTTAAGATCAAAGACAGAATCAAAAATAATATAGAGCCGTCCACCATGGGGCTCTTTGATGTATCAATTGAAAATGACATTATCAAAATAACTGTAGCAAGTGGCTCTGAAAAACCATACTACCTTCGCAAAAATGGCATGTCCGAAAAGGGCTGTTTTATTCGTGTGGGTTCATCGGCAGAACCAATGCCTAAGCGAATGATAGAAGACCTCTTTTCAAAACGCACAAGAAACTCAATCGGTAAGATTGAATCACCCAAAACACAATTAACCTTTGAGCAACTAAAGATCTACTATCAGGAAAAAGGAAAACAGCTCAACGACCAGTTCGCATCCAATCTAGAACTGCTTACAGAAGACAAGAAATACAACTATGCTGCCTATCTGCTGGCTGATAACAACGGAATTTCCATTAAGGTGGCAAAATACAGCTCGCTATCCAAAGCTGAGCTTATAGAAAACAATGAATACGGTTACTGTTCAATTATTAAGGCAGCTAAGCAAGTATTAGATAAACTGGAACTTGAAAACAAAACTGCTGCGCAGATTACCTCTAAGGAGAGGATAGAAAGCCGTCCATATGATCCCAGAGCTCTAAGAGAGGCAATTATCAATGCCATTGTGCACAACGACTACTCAAATGAGCGTCCACCTGTCTTTGAAATATTCCCCGATAGAATAGAGATTACCTCAGCTGGAGGTCTCCCCTACTCTTTCACAAAAGAAGAGTTCCTTGCCGGATATTCTGCCCCCAGAAATAAAGAACTTATGCGAGTCTTCAAGGACCTCGACCTTGTGGAACAGCTCGGTTCCGGCATCCCCAGAATCCTTGAGAAATATGACGAAAGCATATTCACTTTTACCGATAATTTTCTGAAGACCACTTTTAAGCCTATAGAAGGTTGGGGGACTGGTTGGGGAACAAGTTGGGGAACAAGTTGGGGGAGTCTAAATACCAATAGGCAAAAAATCATTCAACAAATGGGTGATAATCCAGAAATAACAATCCCACAGCTATCTGAGATAGTTGGAATATCTGAAACTGCTATAGAGAAAAATATTAAATATTTACGTGAAAACGGTTTCGTTGAAAGACAAGGTACATTCGGCGGAAAATGGATCGTTAAACATGAATAA
- a CDS encoding IS3 family transposase encodes MSKKRRQFSAEQKTKIVLEVLQSDSTLNQIASKYEISPNVIQNWKKQFLENASIAMEPSKVVKEYKAEIDEKDKEIEVLHKALGKATIELEFVQKKLVSLGSSNKSLVEPELEDINIARQCALLEVNRSTFYYKHIDRSFENDLLKRRMSELYTEHSELGYRMIYHQMKDEGFKVGKNKVLKLMQELGIKSIHPKKKKLTSIKSIEHETYPYLLSALRNDKKQVVAEHANQVWSGDITYVPTAGGFMYLAAIIDWHSKAILAWKLSNTMDTSLVCDVLEEAIYKHGTPEIFNSDQGSQYTSYRHTEMLKKHNIKISMNGTGRSIDNIAIERFFRTLKYDDIYVRDYRSVTELRAGIGRYMDYYNNERLHSALGYKRPMDVHMNQVRIAA; translated from the coding sequence ATGAGTAAGAAGAGACGGCAGTTTTCTGCCGAGCAGAAGACTAAGATCGTGCTTGAAGTCCTTCAGAGTGATTCGACTCTGAATCAGATTGCCAGCAAATATGAAATATCCCCCAACGTGATCCAGAACTGGAAGAAACAGTTTCTTGAGAACGCTTCTATCGCTATGGAGCCTTCTAAAGTCGTTAAAGAATATAAAGCTGAAATAGATGAGAAAGATAAAGAAATAGAAGTTCTGCATAAAGCTCTCGGTAAAGCGACCATTGAGCTGGAGTTTGTGCAAAAAAAGCTCGTCAGCTTGGGCTCATCAAATAAGAGTCTTGTGGAACCTGAGCTGGAAGACATTAATATCGCAAGGCAGTGTGCCCTTTTAGAAGTAAACAGAAGCACATTTTACTATAAGCATATCGATCGCAGCTTTGAGAATGATCTCTTAAAGCGTCGTATGAGCGAGTTATATACGGAGCACTCAGAGCTTGGTTATCGTATGATCTACCATCAGATGAAAGACGAAGGATTCAAGGTCGGCAAGAATAAAGTGCTGAAGCTCATGCAAGAACTTGGTATCAAGTCTATTCACCCTAAGAAGAAAAAGCTCACCTCTATAAAGAGCATTGAGCATGAGACATACCCATATCTGCTTTCAGCTTTACGCAATGATAAGAAGCAGGTTGTTGCCGAGCACGCCAATCAGGTATGGAGCGGCGATATAACGTATGTGCCGACAGCTGGAGGGTTCATGTATCTGGCTGCTATTATCGACTGGCACAGCAAGGCTATCCTTGCCTGGAAGCTTTCAAACACTATGGATACATCGCTTGTATGTGATGTTCTTGAAGAAGCTATTTATAAACACGGTACTCCTGAGATCTTCAATTCAGATCAGGGCAGTCAGTACACCTCTTATCGTCATACAGAGATGCTCAAGAAGCATAATATAAAGATTTCTATGAACGGCACGGGACGTTCTATCGACAACATCGCCATTGAGAGATTTTTCCGTACTTTGAAGTACGATGATATATATGTCAGAGACTACAGAAGCGTTACTGAATTAAGAGCCGGTATCGGCAGATATATGGATTATTACAACAACGAAAGACTACATTCTGCTTTGGGTTACAAGAGACCTATGGATGTGCATATGAATCAGGTGAGAATAGCGGCATAG
- a CDS encoding IS5 family transposase (programmed frameshift) gives MYRAQLSDEQWERIKDMLPGKKSDSGVTAKDNRLFVEAVLWIARTGSPWRDMHPCFGKWHSVYVRYDRWAKKDVWQKVFAELSGDADLEYLMVDGSIVRVHQHGAFKKNCQNQECQGRSRGGLSTKIHASVDSHGNPVRFILTGGQESEYAQADNLIAGFSPAYVIADRGYDSNAFVSSIIQAGAVAVIPPKCNRLEQRKYDKHLYKERNLVERLFQRMKEFRRIATRYEKLARNYEAMVTLVAVIIWLK, from the exons ATGTATAGAGCTCAATTATCAGATGAACAATGGGAACGCATCAAAGATATGCTCCCCGGAAAAAAGAGCGACAGCGGAGTAACAGCTAAAGATAACCGTCTTTTTGTAGAAGCAGTCTTATGGATAGCCAGAACAGGTAGTCCTTGGCGTGACATGCACCCCTGCTTTGGCAAATGGCATAGTGTATACGTACGTTATGACAGATGGGCTAAAAAGGATGTTTGGCAGAAAGTATTTGCAGAGCTGTCTGGAGATGCAGACCTTGAGTACCTTATGGTAGACGGCAGTATTGTAAGGGTTCATCAACATGGTGCAT TCAAAAAAAACTGCCAAAACCAAGAATGCCAAGGGCGTTCCAGAGGCGGTCTGAGTACTAAGATTCATGCATCTGTGGATTCACATGGCAACCCTGTAAGGTTTATCCTTACGGGAGGACAGGAGTCGGAATACGCTCAGGCAGATAATCTCATCGCAGGATTTTCACCTGCTTATGTGATTGCTGACAGAGGGTACGATTCCAATGCTTTTGTGTCTTCAATAATACAGGCTGGTGCTGTTGCAGTTATCCCGCCTAAATGTAATAGATTAGAACAACGGAAATATGACAAGCATTTGTATAAAGAGCGCAATCTGGTTGAAAGGCTCTTTCAGCGAATGAAAGAATTCCGGCGAATTGCCACAAGATATGAAAAACTTGCAAGAAACTATGAGGCAATGGTAACATTGGTGGCTGTAATCATATGGTTAAAATAA
- a CDS encoding leucine-rich repeat domain-containing protein, translating to MNDLVLSNKKAVVLLKKSESLLNVTRNILKPSDDQWADFLLRWFKENIEQESSQYPKSKKDLLKITTLYLRWNRLQEVPKELFNLKQLEILELNNNSLSFLPKELGCLKRLRILNLNINNLTKLPAEIVNLNRLELINIKNNKRLELSTEQIDWLNELYRNGCTVTYDKYKFMLGE from the coding sequence GTGAACGATTTAGTTCTTTCAAATAAAAAAGCAGTGGTTTTACTAAAGAAGTCAGAAAGCCTATTAAATGTTACTAGGAATATACTGAAACCTTCTGATGACCAGTGGGCTGATTTTTTATTACGCTGGTTTAAAGAGAACATAGAACAAGAATCATCACAATATCCAAAATCAAAAAAAGATTTATTAAAAATAACGACACTATACTTAAGATGGAATAGATTGCAAGAAGTACCAAAAGAGCTTTTTAATTTAAAACAATTAGAGATTTTAGAATTAAATAATAACAGCCTTTCTTTCTTGCCTAAAGAGTTGGGGTGTTTAAAAAGATTAAGAATATTAAACCTAAATATTAACAATCTAACTAAATTACCAGCGGAAATTGTTAATTTGAATAGATTAGAGTTAATAAATATTAAAAATAATAAAAGGTTAGAATTAAGTACAGAGCAAATTGATTGGCTCAACGAGCTTTACCGGAATGGATGTACTGTTACTTATGACAAATATAAATTTATGCTAGGGGAATAA
- a CDS encoding putative sensor domain DACNV-containing protein gives MLNDKIISDIASAYHDIARKFYSITDQLNKKDISALVNAAFYASLKCEEGRNVSFSLVLTDTINWHIEGQAKIPQKRIEFEQARELRVDNIVKLAGAFLSSESALMVRKNNSFSSSYEIWGVMYFNRIKSEFTELNISHGSLNYSRPTCFMINVYNEGSFTISCADSKVGQLVDGEFVRVAPLPFLGGGMTPFMEKFYDTSTINNCNADAHYFRLFSELLKEASLMNHGGLIIIVNATDDNYKDFCEFKYSFKVNHINVKDMFSKYTHTMAVDRTQNFNMNRVYWGNELQKRLKRIARLANIDGALIIDNNLNVISFGTVLKGKTWEGKILVGNDGFNNNGQAYDISKHGTKHKSALNFVGSCPNAIAFVLSEDGPIRGLVKKDDETIYIWPNCDPVMFESEK, from the coding sequence ATGCTTAATGACAAAATTATATCTGACATAGCGTCAGCCTATCATGACATAGCAAGAAAATTTTACAGTATAACAGATCAATTAAACAAAAAAGACATTTCAGCTTTGGTGAATGCAGCCTTTTATGCAAGCCTTAAGTGTGAAGAGGGTCGAAACGTTTCTTTCAGTTTGGTACTAACTGATACTATAAATTGGCATATTGAAGGACAAGCTAAAATTCCACAAAAACGCATAGAATTTGAACAAGCTCGTGAACTAAGAGTTGACAATATTGTTAAACTTGCTGGTGCTTTTTTATCTTCAGAGTCCGCATTAATGGTACGAAAAAATAATTCTTTCAGTTCAAGTTATGAGATTTGGGGAGTGATGTATTTCAATAGAATTAAATCTGAATTTACAGAGCTAAATATCAGTCATGGGAGCTTAAATTACTCAAGACCAACCTGTTTTATGATAAACGTTTATAATGAAGGTTCTTTTACTATCTCATGTGCAGACAGTAAAGTTGGTCAACTGGTTGATGGTGAATTTGTAAGAGTTGCCCCCCTTCCTTTTCTGGGAGGAGGAATGACTCCTTTTATGGAAAAATTCTATGACACATCAACTATAAATAATTGTAACGCTGATGCCCACTATTTTAGGCTATTTAGTGAATTATTGAAAGAAGCATCATTAATGAACCATGGTGGATTAATAATCATCGTAAACGCTACGGATGATAACTACAAAGATTTTTGTGAATTTAAATATTCCTTTAAAGTTAATCACATTAATGTAAAAGACATGTTTTCAAAATACACTCATACCATGGCCGTTGATAGAACGCAAAATTTCAATATGAACAGAGTTTATTGGGGAAATGAATTACAAAAAAGGCTAAAACGTATTGCCAGACTCGCAAATATAGACGGGGCTTTAATTATTGATAATAACCTCAATGTTATCTCGTTTGGGACAGTCTTAAAAGGAAAAACATGGGAAGGAAAAATTCTCGTCGGGAATGACGGCTTTAACAACAATGGCCAAGCATACGATATAAGTAAACACGGAACGAAACACAAATCAGCCCTTAATTTTGTTGGCTCTTGCCCAAATGCTATCGCATTTGTATTATCTGAAGATGGCCCCATAAGGGGACTCGTAAAAAAAGATGATGAAACAATTTACATTTGGCCCAATTGCGACCCAGTAATGTTTGAAAGTGAAAAATGA